A portion of the Malania oleifera isolate guangnan ecotype guangnan chromosome 3, ASM2987363v1, whole genome shotgun sequence genome contains these proteins:
- the LOC131150991 gene encoding auxin-responsive protein IAA29-like isoform X1, with product MEIEMKMELELGLALPTHNTDIIKNYSNNNKRGFEEVFVGEIQTRPLLQPWSTHRQPNEEDDDHKKQKKTASCPIYKNGKEEKGVVGWPPIKAWRKRQFFGLGDHHVQKKGTNEGGGSINNSSLFVKVKMEGVATTRKIDLTLHHSYQTLTRTLSTMFSTCKPMTPSLSLSLSLSLSLSNLCGAGIKLCIGQMRRMITKMVHAIDSSIKTREGIG from the exons ATGGAGATTGAGATGAAGATGGAGCTTGAACTGGGTCTCGCCCTTCCAACCCACAATACCGACATTATAAAGAAttacagtaataataataagcgTGGGTTTGAGGAGGTCTTTGTGGGGGAGATACAAACGCGGCCTTTGCTGCAGCCGTGGAGCACTCATCGCCAGCCCAACGAGGAAGATGATGATCACAAGAAACAAAAGAAGACAGCCTCTTGCCCCATTTACAA gaACGGTAAAGAGGAGAAAGGAGTGGTGGGGTGGCCGCCCATTAAAGCATGGAGGAAGAGGCAGTTCTTTGGGTTGGGTGATCATCATGTTCAGAAGAAGGGCACTAATGAAGGAGGAGGATCAATTAATAACTCTTCACTGTTTGTGAAGGTGAAGATGGAGGGGGTAGCAACAACAAGGAAGATTGATCTCACCCTCCATCATTCTTATCAAACGCTCACAAGAACCTTGAGCACCATGTTCTCCACATGTAAGCCAAtgactccctctctctctctctctctctctctctctctctctctctccaatctGTGCGGTGCTGGGATTAAGTTGTGTATTGGACAGATGAGAAGAATGATCACAAAGATGGTGCATGCTATAGACTCATCTATCAAGACAAGGGAGGGAATTGGCTGA
- the LOC131150991 gene encoding auxin-responsive protein IAA29-like isoform X2, with amino-acid sequence MEIEMKMELELGLALPTHNTDIIKNYSNNNKRGFEEVFVGEIQTRPLLQPWSTHRQPNEEDDDHKKQKKTASCPIYKNGKEEKGVVGWPPIKAWRKRQFFGLGDHHVQKKGTNEGGGSINNSSLFVKVKMEGVATTRKIDLTLHHSYQTLTRTLSTMFSTYEKNDHKDGACYRLIYQDKGGNWLIAGDVPWQNFMKSVQCLKIERIGV; translated from the exons ATGGAGATTGAGATGAAGATGGAGCTTGAACTGGGTCTCGCCCTTCCAACCCACAATACCGACATTATAAAGAAttacagtaataataataagcgTGGGTTTGAGGAGGTCTTTGTGGGGGAGATACAAACGCGGCCTTTGCTGCAGCCGTGGAGCACTCATCGCCAGCCCAACGAGGAAGATGATGATCACAAGAAACAAAAGAAGACAGCCTCTTGCCCCATTTACAA gaACGGTAAAGAGGAGAAAGGAGTGGTGGGGTGGCCGCCCATTAAAGCATGGAGGAAGAGGCAGTTCTTTGGGTTGGGTGATCATCATGTTCAGAAGAAGGGCACTAATGAAGGAGGAGGATCAATTAATAACTCTTCACTGTTTGTGAAGGTGAAGATGGAGGGGGTAGCAACAACAAGGAAGATTGATCTCACCCTCCATCATTCTTATCAAACGCTCACAAGAACCTTGAGCACCATGTTCTCCACAT ATGAGAAGAATGATCACAAAGATGGTGCATGCTATAGACTCATCTATCAAGACAAGGGAGGGAATTGGCTGATTGCAGGAGATGTTCCATGGCA GAATTTCATGAAGTCTGTACAATGTTTGAAGATAGAAAGGATTGGTGTTTGA